One region of Buchnera aphidicola (Eriosoma lanigerum) genomic DNA includes:
- the cls gene encoding cardiolipin synthase — translation MKNSYIFTSWFMFLGYWLLIASLTIKILINKKTRNSTIIWLLIIYTIPLIGILIWLLFDEPYVEQTRIKLIHKIWNQNNQWIKKIKNYKYILKNTNSKVASPLFQLCKNRQGLYGITNNKLQLLTNSQNIIDILIKDIHLAKKNIEMVFYIWTPGGLADEVAKALISSAKRGISCRLMLDSAGSIKFFRSKWVHIMRHAGIHIVEALKINLFKTFFRRIDLRQHRKIILIDNYITYTGSMNLVDPILFKKSSRIGQWIDLMTRIEGPIATTIGVVYSCDWELETGKKILPAIPKVHDYPIYKKKCNNNLIQVIASGPGFPEHMIHQSFLIAIYSAQKQLIITTPYLVPSDDVLHAICTASQRGVEVIIIVPKYNDSLLVQWASRAFFSELLESGVKIYQFEKGLLHSKSMLVDKQLSLIGTANLDMRSLWLNFEITLVIDDKNFGDNLASIQYEYINHSKLLDPQSWFVRSYWRRILEKFFYFLSPLL, via the coding sequence ATGAAGAATAGTTATATTTTTACTTCTTGGTTTATGTTTCTAGGATATTGGCTGTTAATCGCTAGTCTTACAATTAAAATTCTTATTAATAAAAAAACAAGAAATTCAACTATAATATGGTTACTAATTATTTATACTATTCCATTAATAGGAATATTAATATGGTTATTATTTGACGAACCGTATGTAGAACAAACAAGAATTAAACTTATTCATAAAATTTGGAATCAAAATAATCAATGGATAAAAAAAATAAAAAATTATAAATATATTTTAAAAAATACAAATAGTAAAGTAGCCAGTCCATTATTTCAATTATGTAAAAATAGACAAGGACTATATGGAATTACTAATAATAAATTACAACTATTAACCAATTCTCAAAATATTATTGACATTTTAATTAAAGATATTCATTTAGCAAAAAAAAATATTGAAATGGTGTTTTATATTTGGACACCTGGAGGATTAGCTGATGAAGTAGCTAAAGCATTAATTTCATCAGCTAAAAGAGGAATATCCTGTAGATTAATGTTAGATTCAGCTGGTAGCATAAAATTTTTCAGAAGTAAATGGGTTCACATTATGAGACATGCTGGAATACACATTGTAGAAGCTTTAAAAATTAATTTATTTAAAACATTTTTTCGAAGAATAGATTTACGACAACATCGAAAAATTATACTAATTGATAATTATATTACATATACAGGAAGTATGAATTTAGTAGATCCAATTTTATTTAAAAAATCATCTAGAATTGGTCAATGGATAGATTTAATGACTAGAATTGAAGGACCGATAGCTACTACAATTGGTGTCGTATATTCTTGTGATTGGGAATTAGAAACAGGAAAAAAAATTTTACCAGCTATACCAAAAGTACATGATTATCCTATATATAAAAAAAAATGTAATAATAATTTAATTCAAGTTATAGCTTCTGGACCTGGTTTTCCTGAACATATGATTCATCAATCATTTTTAATTGCTATATATTCTGCTCAAAAACAGTTAATTATTACTACACCATATTTAGTACCTAGTGATGATGTATTACATGCTATTTGTACTGCTTCTCAAAGAGGAGTAGAAGTTATTATTATTGTTCCTAAATATAATGATTCATTATTAGTACAATGGGCTAGTAGAGCTTTTTTTAGTGAACTATTAGAATCAGGAGTAAAAATTTATCAATTTGAAAAAGGATTATTACATAGTAAAAGTATGTTAGTGGACAAACAACTGAGTTTAATTGGTACTGCTAATTTAGATATGAGAAGCTTATGGTTAAATTTTGAAATTACTTTAGTTATTGATGATAAAAATTTCGGAGATAATTTAGCTTCTATTCAATATGAATATATAAATCATTCTAAATTATTAGACCCTCAATCATGGTTTGTACGTTCATATTGGAGAAGAATTTTAGAAAAATTTTTTTATTTTTTAAGCCCATTATTGTAA
- a CDS encoding septation protein IspZ: MKILLDIFSIFLFFITYHIFNIFIATIVLMIISLIVCIIHYYVYQTIDIINIINCIIIFIFGSFTIIFHNPEFIKWKITILYFLLALILILIPKMKKQTLLESILCQYYSLSNQEWKKINIIWSLFFLLCSVLNLYIAYHFSENFWVYFKMFGLSGIIILFTLLNILYIKNIKK; encoded by the coding sequence ATGAAAATATTGTTAGATATTTTTTCTATTTTTTTATTTTTTATTACATATCACATATTTAATATTTTTATAGCTACAATAGTATTAATGATTATTTCATTAATAGTTTGTATTATACATTATTATGTATATCAAACTATAGATATAATTAATATTATCAATTGTATAATAATTTTTATTTTTGGTTCTTTTACTATTATTTTTCATAATCCTGAATTTATAAAATGGAAAATAACAATTTTATATTTTTTATTAGCATTAATATTAATTTTAATTCCAAAAATGAAAAAACAAACATTATTAGAATCAATTTTATGTCAATATTATTCTTTATCTAATCAAGAATGGAAGAAAATAAATATAATATGGTCATTATTTTTTTTGTTATGCAGTGTTTTAAATTTATATATAGCTTATCATTTTTCAGAAAATTTTTGGGTTTATTTCAAAATGTTTGGATTGTCTGGAATTATAATTTTATTTACTTTATTAAATATATTATATATAAAAAATATTAAAAAATAA
- the yciA gene encoding acyl-CoA thioester hydrolase YciA yields MQNKQFPQGEMVLRTLAMPANTNAHGDIFGGWIMSQMDMGGAILAKEIAKGRVVTVSVNDMVFFKPVNIGDIVACYAKCIRVGNSSITIHIEIWIKKVTSQPIGHFYQATKAIFIYVAINEYGKPKTLC; encoded by the coding sequence ATGCAAAATAAACAATTTCCTCAAGGTGAAATGGTACTACGAACATTAGCTATGCCGGCTAATACAAATGCTCATGGAGATATTTTTGGAGGTTGGATTATGTCTCAAATGGACATGGGTGGTGCTATTTTAGCTAAAGAAATCGCAAAAGGTAGGGTGGTAACTGTTAGTGTGAATGACATGGTTTTTTTTAAACCAGTTAATATTGGAGATATTGTTGCTTGTTATGCAAAATGTATTAGAGTGGGAAATAGTTCTATTACAATTCATATTGAAATATGGATTAAAAAAGTAACTTCTCAACCTATAGGTCATTTCTATCAAGCAACAAAAGCTATATTTATTTATGTAGCTATTAACGAATATGGTAAACCAAAAACTCTATGTTGA
- the trpB gene encoding tryptophan synthase subunit beta: protein MILLNPYFGKFGGMYVPQILIPPLIKLEKAFLNASKDTKFNKSLSNLLNNYAGRPTPLTLCNNLTKGTKTKIYLKREDLLHGGAHKTNQVLGQALLAVKMNKKEIIAETGAGQHGVATAIACALLGLKCRIYMGEKDIIRQEPNVFRMKLLGAQVISVNNGSRSLKDACNEALRDWSKNYNSAYYMLGTAAGPHPYPTMVKEFQKIIGIETKKQILEQEGKLPDIILACVGGGSNAIGIFSNFFNDKSVKLIGVEPGGNGINSNKHGATLCAGSTGIYFGMKSKILQNIEGQINESWSISAGLDFPSVGPEHAWLQDTKQVTYVTVNDTEALDSFQLLCKKEGIIPALESSHALAYALKIMHKDHNKEQILVVNLSGRGDKDIFTVSNILKNKRQEKDNENTLSTIVS, encoded by the coding sequence GTGATTTTACTGAATCCGTATTTTGGAAAATTTGGTGGTATGTATGTACCTCAAATACTAATTCCTCCTTTGATTAAATTAGAAAAAGCATTTCTTAATGCATCAAAGGATACTAAATTTAATAAATCATTATCAAATTTATTAAATAATTATGCAGGTAGACCAACACCATTAACATTATGTAATAATTTAACTAAAGGAACTAAAACAAAAATCTATTTGAAACGTGAAGATTTACTACATGGTGGAGCTCATAAAACTAATCAAGTACTTGGACAAGCATTATTAGCTGTAAAAATGAATAAAAAAGAAATTATAGCAGAAACAGGAGCTGGACAACATGGAGTAGCAACAGCTATTGCTTGTGCTTTGTTAGGTTTAAAATGTCGTATCTACATGGGAGAAAAAGATATCATTAGACAAGAACCAAATGTTTTTAGAATGAAATTATTAGGTGCACAAGTAATTTCAGTGAATAATGGATCTCGTAGTCTCAAAGATGCTTGTAATGAAGCATTAAGAGATTGGTCTAAAAATTATAATTCTGCATATTATATGTTAGGTACTGCTGCAGGCCCGCATCCTTACCCAACTATGGTTAAAGAATTTCAAAAAATTATTGGAATAGAAACAAAAAAACAAATTTTAGAACAAGAAGGAAAATTACCGGATATAATACTAGCTTGTGTTGGAGGTGGATCAAATGCAATTGGAATATTTTCAAATTTTTTTAATGATAAATCAGTTAAATTAATAGGAGTAGAACCTGGAGGAAATGGTATCAACAGCAATAAACACGGAGCTACTTTGTGTGCTGGAAGTACTGGTATTTACTTTGGAATGAAATCAAAAATTTTACAAAATATAGAAGGACAAATTAATGAATCTTGGTCAATTTCAGCTGGTTTAGATTTTCCATCAGTAGGTCCTGAACATGCATGGTTACAAGACACAAAACAAGTTACTTATGTAACAGTTAATGATACTGAAGCATTAGATAGTTTTCAACTTTTATGTAAAAAAGAAGGTATAATACCAGCATTAGAATCATCACATGCATTAGCGTATGCATTAAAAATAATGCACAAAGATCATAATAAAGAACAAATATTAGTAGTTAATTTATCTGGAAGAGGTGATAAAGATATATTTACAGTATCAAATATTTTAAAAAACAAAAGACAGGAAAAAGATAATGAAAACACGTTATCAACAATTGTTTCATAA
- the trpA gene encoding tryptophan synthase subunit alpha → MKTRYQQLFHNLYLRKEGCFVPFIILGDPTIEISLKIVDILIENGADALELGIPFSDPMADGPIIQNANLRAFKNGITINKCFEMLHIIRTKYSNIPIGLLLYANLAYQMGINQFYKLCKNIEIDSVLFPDVPIQEYSNFLQGSETYNVSPIFMCPPNADDIYLKKLGMHDTSYVYLLSRSGVTGIHNHSNIILNKLVQKCKKIISLPLLQGFGINSPTQIKNILHSGVEGIICGSAIIKIIENYYLNLKKMFNQLKNFIFLLKESTKNVYLY, encoded by the coding sequence ATGAAAACACGTTATCAACAATTGTTTCATAATTTATATTTACGCAAAGAAGGATGTTTTGTTCCATTTATTATATTAGGTGATCCAACAATTGAAATTTCATTAAAAATTGTAGATATATTAATAGAAAATGGTGCTGATGCTTTAGAATTAGGAATTCCATTTTCAGACCCTATGGCAGATGGACCTATTATACAAAATGCTAATTTACGAGCTTTTAAAAACGGAATTACAATAAATAAATGTTTTGAAATGTTACATATCATTAGAACAAAATATTCAAATATACCAATTGGATTATTACTTTATGCTAATTTAGCATATCAAATGGGTATAAATCAATTTTATAAATTATGTAAAAATATAGAAATTGATTCAGTATTGTTTCCAGATGTTCCTATTCAAGAATATAGTAATTTTTTACAGGGATCAGAAACATATAATGTTAGTCCTATTTTTATGTGTCCTCCAAACGCTGACGACATATATCTTAAAAAATTAGGAATGCATGATACAAGTTACGTTTATTTATTATCTCGTTCAGGAGTCACTGGAATTCATAATCATTCGAATATAATATTAAATAAATTAGTTCAAAAATGTAAAAAAATTATATCTCTACCATTGTTACAAGGTTTTGGGATTAATTCACCTACTCAAATAAAAAATATTCTTCATTCAGGAGTAGAAGGAATTATTTGTGGTTCAGCTATTATAAAAATAATAGAAAATTACTATTTAAATCTGAAAAAAATGTTCAATCAATTAAAAAACTTTATATTTTTACTAAAAGAATCAACTAAAAATGTATATTTATACTAA
- the trpD gene encoding anthranilate phosphoribosyltransferase, producing the protein MNKILKKLYQLIPLTELESYLLFINFIEGNINDIQLSAILTAIKIRNFTPLEMVGAVKAFLDKCEKFPKPNYIFADIVGTGGDGKNTINISTISAIVAAIDGCKIIKHCNSNISSKSGSADFLKYFGIDINQSYIQSQNMLNKYNICFLLATEYHIGFKYATLVRKTLATTTLFNIIGPLLNPSKPDLIVIGVYKQQLLLPMAQTLQILNYKRAIVLHSNGTDEITIDGVTNLIEVKNNKIQSYQLTAKDFGIDYIKKNININDISFENSSENMLNLLQGSGNIIHMQTIAINVAILFKIFGYENLKENTERALSIIKSGKIYKYIKNMAEKDNYAKNCVTRNFI; encoded by the coding sequence ATGAATAAAATATTAAAAAAACTATATCAATTAATTCCATTAACCGAACTAGAAAGTTATCTTTTATTTATTAATTTTATTGAAGGTAACATAAACGATATACAATTAAGTGCTATTTTAACAGCTATTAAAATTAGAAATTTTACCCCTTTAGAAATGGTAGGTGCTGTAAAAGCATTCTTAGATAAATGTGAAAAGTTTCCTAAACCTAATTATATATTTGCTGATATTGTTGGAACTGGTGGAGATGGTAAAAATACAATAAATATTTCTACTATTAGTGCTATTGTAGCAGCAATAGATGGGTGCAAAATTATTAAACATTGTAATAGTAATATTTCTAGTAAATCAGGATCAGCAGACTTTTTAAAATATTTTGGAATTGACATTAATCAATCATATATACAATCACAAAATATGTTAAATAAATATAACATTTGTTTTTTATTAGCTACCGAATATCATATCGGATTTAAATATGCCACTTTAGTTCGTAAAACACTAGCTACAACAACACTATTTAATATTATAGGTCCTTTATTAAATCCATCCAAACCAGATTTAATTGTTATAGGTGTTTACAAACAACAATTATTGTTACCTATGGCTCAAACATTACAAATATTAAATTATAAACGAGCAATAGTGTTACATAGTAATGGTACTGATGAAATAACTATAGACGGTGTTACTAATTTAATAGAAGTTAAAAACAATAAAATACAATCTTACCAATTAACAGCAAAAGATTTTGGAATTGATTATATTAAAAAAAATATTAATATCAATGATATTTCTTTTGAAAACAGTTCAGAAAATATGCTAAATCTATTACAAGGATCTGGTAATATTATTCATATGCAAACTATAGCAATTAATGTTGCTATATTATTTAAAATATTTGGATACGAAAACTTAAAAGAAAATACTGAACGTGCATTGTCAATAATTAAAAGTGGAAAAATTTATAAATATATAAAAAATATGGCTGAAAAGGATAATTATGCAAAAAACTGTGTTACAAGAAATTTTATTTAA
- the hns gene encoding histone-like nucleoid-structuring protein H-NS, translated as MNESLKILNNIRTLRAHARECSLETLEEMLEKLEVVVKERRNEENQALEEIKEKTKKLQQYKEMLIADGIDPNELLQSMNSNKFLGKNKKRATRPAKYKYINKNGEIKTWTGQGRTPRIIKNAIIKQFKKLEDFLL; from the coding sequence ATGAATGAAAGTCTAAAAATTTTGAATAATATTCGTACTCTAAGAGCACACGCAAGAGAATGTTCTTTAGAAACTTTAGAAGAAATGTTAGAAAAATTAGAAGTAGTTGTAAAAGAACGCCGTAATGAAGAGAATCAAGCATTAGAAGAAATAAAAGAAAAAACAAAAAAGTTACAACAATATAAAGAAATGCTAATTGCAGATGGTATAGATCCAAACGAATTATTACAATCTATGAATTCAAATAAATTTTTAGGAAAAAATAAAAAAAGAGCTACTAGACCTGCAAAATATAAATATATTAATAAAAATGGAGAAATAAAAACATGGACAGGACAAGGAAGAACACCAAGAATTATAAAAAATGCAATTATTAAGCAATTTAAAAAATTAGAAGATTTTTTATTATAA
- the trpCF gene encoding bifunctional indole-3-glycerol-phosphate synthase TrpC/phosphoribosylanthranilate isomerase TrpF, translating into MQKTVLQEILFKKIIWLNKKKKQFPLHTFKNQIKLTKKNFHTALTSIHPSFILECKKHSPSLGLINKHFNIEKITRIYKKYASVISILTDEDYFHGKFEYLSQCRSITHQPILCKDFFIDEYQIYLARYYQADAILLMLSVLNDYQYKKLSNIAQTMHMGILTEVHNLTELNRAIALKAKVIGINNRNLHDLTININQTKILAIKIPKNTIIISESGISNYNQIRELSPLVDGFLIGSSLMQSTNLDESIRCLIMGKNKICGLTRIEDAKVVSNSGAIYGGLIFCKKSIRNIDEKHAYSMIKEVPMKYIGVFCNESIFFINKIINNLNLYGIQLHGKENQDYINNLFKIIPKSTQIWKAISIDNNVPLLNWNNVNNYILDNKNGGGTGKTFNWSVLNNHNLTNVFLAGGLNINNCFNASTIGCIGLDFNSGVEISPGIKDKEKIKIIFKILRHFHLFKYKLY; encoded by the coding sequence ATGCAAAAAACTGTGTTACAAGAAATTTTATTTAAAAAAATAATATGGTTAAACAAAAAAAAAAAACAATTTCCATTGCATACATTTAAAAACCAAATAAAATTAACAAAAAAAAATTTTCATACAGCATTAACTAGCATACATCCTTCATTTATTTTAGAATGCAAAAAACATTCTCCATCATTGGGGTTAATTAATAAACACTTTAATATTGAAAAAATAACAAGAATATATAAAAAATACGCTTCAGTAATTTCAATTTTGACAGATGAAGATTATTTTCATGGTAAATTTGAATATTTATCTCAATGTAGATCTATTACACATCAACCTATATTATGTAAAGATTTTTTTATTGACGAATATCAAATTTATTTAGCACGTTATTATCAAGCTGATGCAATTTTACTTATGTTATCAGTACTTAATGATTATCAATATAAAAAATTATCAAACATTGCACAAACCATGCATATGGGAATACTTACCGAAGTCCATAATTTAACTGAATTAAATAGAGCTATTGCATTAAAAGCTAAAGTTATTGGAATTAATAATCGTAATTTACATGATCTTACGATTAATATTAATCAAACTAAAATATTAGCTATTAAAATTCCTAAAAATACAATTATTATTTCTGAATCTGGTATATCTAATTATAATCAAATAAGAGAATTAAGTCCTTTAGTAGATGGATTTTTAATTGGATCTTCATTAATGCAATCTACAAATTTAGATGAATCTATTCGTTGTTTGATAATGGGAAAAAATAAAATATGTGGATTAACTCGAATAGAAGATGCCAAAGTTGTTTCTAATTCTGGTGCTATTTATGGAGGTTTGATTTTCTGTAAAAAATCTATAAGAAATATAGATGAAAAACATGCTTACTCAATGATTAAAGAAGTACCAATGAAATATATAGGTGTATTTTGTAATGAATCAATTTTTTTTATTAATAAAATCATAAATAATTTAAATTTGTATGGTATTCAATTACACGGAAAAGAAAATCAAGACTATATTAATAATTTGTTTAAAATTATTCCTAAATCTACTCAAATTTGGAAAGCTATATCTATTGATAACAATGTTCCACTATTAAATTGGAATAATGTAAACAATTATATTCTAGACAATAAAAATGGAGGTGGAACTGGAAAAACGTTTAATTGGTCTGTTCTTAATAATCACAATTTAACTAATGTATTCTTAGCTGGTGGTTTAAATATAAATAATTGTTTTAATGCTTCTACTATAGGATGTATTGGATTAGATTTTAATTCTGGTGTTGAAATATCACCTGGGATTAAAGATAAAGAAAAAATAAAAATTATCTTTAAAATACTTCGTCATTTTCATTTATTTAAATATAAATTATATTAA
- the pyrF gene encoding orotidine-5'-phosphate decarboxylase — translation MLLLNQVKKTKIIVALDYPTMSSAMKLVHMLDPSIFYLKIGKAMFTRFGVQLIRDLHKLKFKIFLDLKFHDIPNTVFYSVKAAADLGIWMLSIHILGGVNMLKSAKLALKNFSDTAPILIGVTVLTSLNQNDLKAIGIIHSLRKQVFLLSNLAKQCCLDGVVCPGSEALNIKKKFGSDFKIVTPGVRLSKSSIHVHDQNQIITPDLAKKFAIDYIVVGRPITLSNNPILVLNNFYSML, via the coding sequence TTGTTATTATTAAATCAAGTTAAAAAAACAAAAATTATAGTAGCATTAGATTATCCTACTATGAGTTCTGCTATGAAATTAGTACATATGTTGGATCCATCTATTTTTTATTTAAAAATAGGTAAAGCCATGTTTACTAGATTTGGTGTACAGTTAATTAGAGATTTACATAAACTAAAATTTAAAATTTTTCTTGATTTAAAGTTCCATGATATTCCTAATACAGTATTTTATTCAGTAAAGGCAGCAGCAGATCTTGGGATATGGATGTTAAGTATTCATATTTTAGGTGGAGTAAATATGTTAAAATCTGCTAAATTAGCGTTGAAAAATTTTTCAGATACTGCACCAATTTTAATTGGTGTAACAGTATTAACTAGTTTGAATCAAAATGATTTAAAAGCAATAGGAATTATTCATTCTTTACGAAAACAAGTTTTTTTATTATCTAATTTAGCTAAACAATGTTGTTTAGATGGAGTTGTATGTCCTGGATCAGAAGCATTAAATATAAAGAAAAAATTTGGAAGTGATTTTAAAATTGTTACTCCAGGAGTACGATTGTCAAAATCTTCTATACATGTACATGATCAAAATCAAATTATTACACCTGATCTTGCTAAAAAATTTGCAATAGATTATATAGTTGTTGGTAGACCAATTACTTTATCTAACAATCCTATCTTAGTTTTAAATAATTTTTATTCAATGTTGTAA
- a CDS encoding DMT family transporter gives MMVNRLLIFILFTVVSVTWGSTWIAMKLALLTIPPLFATAARFLITAPILMVIAICTRKPLLFPPKKKMFQFIIFLFYFLLPFTLMLYGGTYVSSSLASMIFATMPVLILMFSILIMKEPICTLKIIGLVISLTSLLIILVKELNINSINQVKGTIALLLAVTSHAIVYAKSKKEFSSLSVFTLNTLPSLFSGIILLIISIIFEQPNILNFSIKSIVAILYLGIVSGVFGILSYFYLQTKVSLLQASMIFLIFPFISLFLENQIFGYIISIYMLFMSFPLIFGILITLLPCDYLKIIRFNNDK, from the coding sequence ATGATGGTTAACAGATTACTAATTTTTATTTTATTTACAGTTGTATCCGTAACTTGGGGAAGTACTTGGATTGCTATGAAGTTAGCATTGCTAACTATTCCTCCTTTATTTGCTACTGCAGCAAGATTTTTAATTACAGCTCCAATATTAATGGTAATAGCTATATGTACAAGGAAACCTTTATTGTTTCCCCCTAAAAAAAAAATGTTTCAATTTATCATTTTTCTATTTTATTTTTTATTACCATTTACTTTAATGTTGTATGGGGGTACCTATGTTAGTTCATCATTAGCTTCAATGATTTTTGCAACTATGCCTGTACTAATATTAATGTTTTCAATATTGATTATGAAAGAACCAATTTGTACATTAAAAATAATTGGATTAGTAATATCATTAACTTCATTATTAATAATTTTAGTAAAAGAACTTAATATAAATTCAATTAATCAAGTGAAAGGGACTATAGCATTGTTGTTAGCAGTTACAAGTCATGCAATTGTTTATGCTAAGTCAAAAAAAGAATTTTCTAGTTTATCAGTATTTACTTTAAATACGTTACCATCATTGTTTTCTGGAATTATATTATTAATTATTTCAATTATATTTGAACAACCAAATATATTAAACTTTTCTATAAAATCTATTGTGGCTATATTATATTTAGGAATTGTTTCTGGAGTATTTGGAATATTGTCATATTTTTATCTTCAAACTAAAGTTAGTTTATTACAAGCATCTATGATTTTTCTTATTTTCCCTTTCATTTCTCTTTTTCTAGAAAATCAAATTTTTGGATATATAATTTCTATTTATATGCTATTTATGTCTTTTCCTTTAATATTTGGTATATTAATAACATTATTACCTTGTGATTACTTGAAAATAATACGATTTAATAATGATAAATAA
- a CDS encoding YciC family protein gives MFITAISLYRDTYNFIIQKMNSIIIIAFLSSIISTIINYGIILNIYTISNLYTHYNTNNIFELINIIPLEQKIILIKISILKTISYLISNTSFIGLLIIFISIISNHNRINIVLSIKKMFSIFLHLFSLLFILSVIIQLGFIFFILPGIIGLILLSLSPIILIIERKTIIDSMYSSILLTKEKIYILAPAIIIWILGKLTISMLLITIFYIFPEFISFLLQNTINNCIFSILIVYLYRFYMLTR, from the coding sequence ATGTTCATCACGGCAATTTCATTATACCGTGACACGTATAATTTTATTATACAAAAAATGAATTCTATTATTATAATTGCTTTTTTGAGTTCTATAATCAGCACTATTATAAATTACGGAATTATTTTAAATATTTATACAATTTCTAATTTATATACACATTACAATACTAACAATATATTTGAATTAATTAATATTATTCCATTGGAACAAAAAATAATTTTAATAAAAATATCGATATTAAAAACGATTAGTTATTTAATTAGTAATACTAGTTTCATTGGATTATTGATTATATTTATATCAATAATTTCTAATCATAATCGAATTAATATAGTATTATCTATAAAAAAAATGTTTTCAATATTTCTACATTTGTTTTCATTATTGTTTATATTATCTGTAATTATTCAATTAGGATTTATATTTTTTATATTACCAGGAATCATTGGATTGATTTTATTATCCCTATCTCCTATTATTTTAATCATTGAAAGAAAAACTATTATTGATTCAATGTATAGTAGTATACTTTTAACAAAAGAAAAAATATATATATTAGCACCTGCTATAATCATATGGATACTTGGAAAATTAACGATATCTATGTTATTAATTACTATATTTTATATATTTCCAGAATTTATTTCATTTTTATTACAAAATACCATAAACAACTGTATATTCAGTATTCTTATTGTATATTTATACCGTTTTTATATGTTAACTAGATAG
- the ribA gene encoding GTP cyclohydrolase II, protein MYLNMIKEKAILPTKWGQFVLVGFQENNRINSNHVALVYGNILITQKPILVRIHSECLTGDALFSLRCDCGFQLKQSMKMIASSGNGILIYHRQEGRNIGLLNKIKAYSWQDMGLDTVEANHKLGFSADERNFFVCSEILKKLKIKNILLLTNNPIKVLAMQTFGINVVKRISLVVGQNTNNSIYLNTKEKKMGHCL, encoded by the coding sequence ATGTATCTTAATATGATTAAAGAAAAGGCTATATTACCAACTAAATGGGGACAATTTGTTTTAGTAGGATTTCAAGAAAATAACCGAATTAATAGTAATCATGTTGCTTTAGTATATGGAAATATATTAATTACACAAAAACCAATTTTAGTAAGAATACATTCAGAATGTTTAACAGGAGATGCTTTATTTAGTTTACGGTGTGATTGTGGATTTCAATTAAAACAATCTATGAAAATGATTGCATCATCTGGGAATGGAATTTTAATATATCATCGTCAAGAAGGAAGAAATATTGGATTATTAAATAAAATTAAAGCATATTCTTGGCAAGATATGGGATTAGATACTGTAGAAGCTAATCATAAATTGGGATTTTCTGCAGATGAAAGAAATTTTTTTGTATGTTCTGAAATTTTAAAAAAACTGAAAATTAAAAATATATTATTATTAACTAATAATCCTATTAAAGTATTAGCTATGCAAACTTTTGGTATTAATGTTGTTAAAAGAATTTCTTTGGTTGTAGGTCAAAATACTAATAATTCCATTTATCTTAACACTAAAGAAAAAAAAATGGGGCACTGTTTATAA